The Halobacteriovorax sp. DA5 genome contains a region encoding:
- a CDS encoding tol-pal system YbgF family protein gives MKTVNSLFFGLALMSLTSCSYVEHFEKRAQAINELEDKILVLSKENQEMNNKLMQANYKIKTLESKNYYLETQLKDKAPKKESYTKRTIASVARVDSNDLVKYDVYKWDAKEMVSIAQKEFDSKNYEKSAQFFNAYTKNFPNSKELDADFLFQAGVASYESGKHYDWSEKYFTYLTKKYPTSKYYLGAKLWLGMSYLKQNRKDEFFAVVEEFRKKYRNTPEWNILSGHYEKIVQKYKKN, from the coding sequence GTGAAAACCGTTAATTCTTTATTCTTTGGACTTGCATTGATGTCGCTAACATCGTGTAGCTATGTGGAGCATTTTGAAAAACGCGCCCAGGCCATTAACGAGTTAGAGGACAAGATTCTAGTTTTATCAAAAGAAAATCAAGAGATGAACAATAAGCTTATGCAAGCTAATTACAAAATCAAAACTCTTGAAAGTAAGAATTATTATCTCGAAACACAATTAAAAGATAAAGCTCCTAAAAAGGAGAGTTATACAAAGAGAACAATTGCAAGTGTTGCACGCGTCGATAGTAACGACCTCGTTAAGTACGATGTGTATAAGTGGGATGCAAAAGAGATGGTCTCAATTGCACAAAAAGAATTTGATTCTAAGAATTATGAAAAGAGTGCGCAGTTTTTTAATGCATACACAAAGAACTTTCCAAACTCAAAAGAGCTTGATGCTGACTTCTTATTTCAAGCAGGTGTAGCAAGTTATGAGTCAGGAAAACACTATGATTGGAGTGAGAAATATTTCACTTATCTTACTAAGAAGTATCCAACATCAAAATACTACCTAGGTGCAAAATTATGGCTAGGTATGAGTTATTTAAAACAAAATCGTAAAGACGAATTCTTTGCAGTCGTTGAAGAATTTAGAAAGAAATATAGAAACACTCCTGAATGGAATATCCTAAGTGGGCACTATGAGAAAATCGTACAGAAATATAAAAAGAACTAG
- a CDS encoding cytochrome c biogenesis protein CcdA → MYKILLALAITLFAYADKKDYSDLVKAQVTTFAKNNNKYLAINLRNKDGWHTYWQNPGDSGLATEVEFKQDGDKIVLDLVEWPIPHKFIEKGDIQTFGHKDDYSYFYYLGNSFDNAKNFEVHLKYLICHDICIPQEKIIKGDFDGGVFKSKDNQIQVANSEIEKRFNNLPTLRETPTYLNLQLTKYEGGLALVYNITGENQKLTAGQNVLTPYTTSPISFKREALYKDTKGNHYGLYQLDWDGEYLEPEYPLPTDGRFVEPLAFKFVFNDPVIGETYRVDFDINSFGTNEESFKTFYARLTKVDNDRPVQDKNIVSNEEGSSSLPYFLFMAFIGGLILNIMPCVLPVISLKLFGLIKHSNESRSKVLKHNMFYSLGVLATFAALAFTIVGLKASGEQIGWGFQLQSPMFVAIMVFVIFTMALNLFGLFEFKTPGGTKLGNVEVRNTFYGDFISGVLATVLSTPCSAPFLGTALTFAFSESSTNIVMIFLAIGLGLSAPFILTGIFPALIRFLPKPGMWMDHVKKLLGLTLILTVVWLLDVYSALVGSPVAMMYINSALVFTFFLFYMRKNMTKKALATLIIVLPVFYLGYSAITTPLNTGGNGNSLIEDKKREGLNWTKWTQEEMNKRIDEKKLTFIDFTARWCITCKVNEKLVINTDSFKDMVAENKIDLLLGDWTRKDEAIGKWLESQGMVGVPAYFVINENGELIKLGETITLGKVKKALGVN, encoded by the coding sequence ATGTACAAAATCCTACTGGCCCTGGCCATCACCCTCTTTGCCTACGCCGATAAAAAAGATTACTCAGACCTAGTGAAGGCCCAGGTAACAACGTTTGCTAAGAACAACAATAAGTACTTGGCCATTAACTTGAGAAATAAAGATGGTTGGCATACATACTGGCAAAACCCAGGGGATTCAGGTTTAGCGACAGAAGTTGAGTTTAAACAAGATGGCGATAAAATTGTACTGGATCTAGTGGAATGGCCAATACCACATAAGTTTATTGAGAAGGGTGATATTCAGACATTCGGTCACAAAGATGATTACTCGTATTTCTACTACCTAGGAAATTCATTTGATAATGCGAAGAATTTTGAAGTTCATTTAAAATACTTAATTTGTCATGACATTTGTATTCCACAGGAAAAGATAATTAAGGGTGACTTTGATGGTGGTGTTTTCAAATCTAAAGATAATCAAATCCAAGTAGCAAATTCTGAAATTGAAAAAAGATTTAATAACCTTCCTACTCTTAGAGAAACTCCAACATACCTAAATCTTCAATTAACAAAGTATGAAGGCGGACTTGCTCTTGTCTATAATATTACTGGTGAAAACCAAAAGCTTACGGCGGGACAAAATGTCCTGACACCTTATACAACGAGTCCAATCAGTTTTAAAAGAGAAGCACTCTATAAAGACACAAAAGGAAATCACTACGGACTCTACCAGTTAGATTGGGATGGAGAATACTTAGAGCCAGAATACCCTCTTCCGACAGATGGGCGTTTTGTTGAACCACTTGCATTTAAGTTTGTTTTTAATGACCCAGTTATCGGTGAAACATATCGAGTTGATTTTGACATTAATTCATTTGGAACAAATGAAGAGTCATTTAAAACATTCTACGCGAGACTAACAAAAGTTGATAATGATAGGCCTGTTCAAGATAAGAATATTGTAAGCAATGAGGAAGGCTCTTCTTCCCTACCTTACTTTCTTTTTATGGCCTTTATTGGTGGATTAATTCTAAATATCATGCCATGTGTTCTACCTGTTATCTCTCTTAAGCTATTTGGGCTAATTAAGCATTCGAATGAGAGTCGTTCAAAAGTATTAAAACATAATATGTTCTACTCACTAGGTGTCCTTGCTACATTTGCGGCACTTGCCTTTACTATTGTTGGCCTTAAAGCATCTGGTGAACAAATTGGTTGGGGTTTTCAGCTTCAATCACCAATGTTTGTAGCGATCATGGTCTTTGTCATCTTCACGATGGCGCTAAACCTCTTTGGTCTCTTTGAATTTAAAACTCCTGGTGGAACAAAACTTGGAAATGTTGAAGTTAGAAATACCTTCTACGGTGACTTTATTAGTGGTGTTTTAGCGACAGTACTTTCAACTCCATGCTCGGCTCCATTTCTTGGAACAGCTCTTACTTTTGCATTTTCAGAATCAAGTACAAATATTGTCATGATCTTTCTAGCAATTGGACTTGGTTTAAGTGCACCTTTTATTCTAACAGGAATTTTCCCTGCACTAATTCGCTTCCTTCCTAAGCCAGGTATGTGGATGGATCACGTGAAGAAACTTTTAGGATTAACTTTAATTCTAACAGTTGTCTGGTTACTTGATGTCTACTCAGCACTCGTGGGTTCACCTGTTGCGATGATGTATATCAATTCGGCCCTTGTCTTCACATTCTTCCTTTTCTATATGAGAAAGAATATGACAAAGAAAGCTCTAGCAACCTTAATCATTGTTCTTCCAGTCTTCTACTTAGGCTATTCTGCAATAACAACTCCACTTAATACTGGTGGTAACGGTAACTCTCTTATCGAAGACAAAAAAAGAGAAGGCCTTAACTGGACTAAATGGACACAAGAAGAAATGAATAAGCGCATTGATGAGAAGAAGCTTACATTTATTGATTTCACTGCTCGCTGGTGTATCACTTGTAAGGTAAATGAAAAGCTTGTTATCAATACTGACTCATTCAAAGATATGGTTGCTGAAAATAAGATCGATCTACTTCTTGGAGACTGGACTCGTAAAGATGAGGCCATCGGAAAATGGCTAGAGTCTCAGGGAATGGTTGGTGTTCCTGCTTACTTTGTGATCAATGAGAATGGTGAGTTAATTAAGCTAGGTGAAACAATCACTCTTGGTAAAGTTAAGAAAGCTCTTGGAGTAAACTAA